Proteins co-encoded in one Schaalia radingae genomic window:
- the tsaB gene encoding tRNA (adenosine(37)-N6)-threonylcarbamoyltransferase complex dimerization subunit type 1 TsaB — translation MTDLCIDTSGATTIALVREGEPTLYASNDSARHHAESIAPLIHQVLAEAGIEGPLNSDDIDAAIVGTGPAPFTGLRAGLVSARTIARAAGIPLYGVCSLDMIARAGLDLLPPDQRVIVATDARRHEMYWAQYEAQGPDDVATITEPTVGPVRTLANELQASASMLVTTGTLPSFAEEALSAVQTVPVTPFDVSVASRIVRSRLERGLEDTLDTQPLYLRRPDIHGQRPERM, via the coding sequence GTGACTGACCTTTGTATTGACACCTCCGGCGCTACCACCATCGCGCTTGTCCGCGAGGGTGAACCAACGCTGTATGCCTCCAATGACTCTGCTCGCCACCATGCCGAATCCATTGCGCCACTCATCCACCAGGTGCTAGCCGAAGCAGGTATCGAAGGGCCTTTAAACTCGGATGATATCGATGCCGCTATCGTGGGAACCGGTCCGGCACCCTTCACAGGTTTGCGAGCCGGCTTGGTCAGTGCACGCACCATTGCGCGCGCAGCCGGCATCCCGCTGTACGGTGTGTGCTCCCTGGACATGATTGCCCGAGCCGGCCTGGACCTTTTGCCACCAGATCAGCGTGTGATCGTGGCGACGGATGCTCGCCGTCATGAAATGTACTGGGCACAGTACGAAGCTCAAGGTCCCGACGATGTAGCCACCATCACCGAGCCGACGGTGGGGCCAGTGCGCACGTTGGCGAACGAACTGCAGGCCAGCGCCTCCATGCTGGTGACCACCGGAACACTTCCGTCTTTCGCTGAGGAAGCTCTTTCAGCCGTCCAGACAGTGCCTGTGACTCCCTTCGATGTGTCCGTGGCCAGCCGAATTGTCCGCTCCCGCCTCGAACGCGGCTTAGAGGACACACTGGACACGCAGCCCCTGTACCTGCGCCGCCCCGACATCCACGGACAGCGTCCCGAACGCATGTAA
- the tsaE gene encoding tRNA (adenosine(37)-N6)-threonylcarbamoyltransferase complex ATPase subunit type 1 TsaE produces the protein MTQIQESTIHVTSADHTRAIGKALASTLRAGDVIMLNGPLGAGKTTLTQGIGQGLNVRGHVTSPTFTVSRIHPPLDEGGLALVHADAYRITDLDDLETVDLDSTAHDTVTVIEWGEGKTEQLSDDRLEIVIERAEGTAAGGDDEGTDAHLGRHTDAHAGGQAGEADIHADAQTHHDVINLEDIDSGERTLTFILHGTRWAGVLDDLDEKARALAGLDAPTTDLHDEVGSHRD, from the coding sequence ATGACTCAGATTCAGGAATCGACAATTCACGTCACCAGCGCCGACCATACGCGAGCCATTGGCAAAGCGTTGGCCAGCACACTGCGCGCAGGCGACGTCATCATGCTCAACGGCCCATTGGGTGCGGGAAAAACCACGCTGACGCAGGGGATTGGGCAGGGACTGAATGTGCGTGGCCACGTCACGTCTCCGACATTTACCGTCAGCCGTATCCACCCGCCGTTGGACGAGGGCGGGCTCGCCCTCGTCCATGCTGATGCCTACCGCATCACCGACCTGGATGATCTGGAAACCGTAGACTTGGACTCCACTGCGCACGACACGGTCACGGTTATCGAGTGGGGCGAAGGCAAGACCGAGCAGTTGTCGGATGATCGGCTGGAAATCGTGATCGAACGCGCCGAAGGAACCGCTGCCGGCGGTGACGATGAGGGCACAGATGCTCACTTAGGCCGTCACACAGACGCTCACGCCGGCGGTCAGGCCGGTGAGGCAGATATCCACGCCGACGCTCAGACGCATCACGACGTGATCAATCTGGAAGATATCGACAGTGGCGAACGCACGCTGACCTTCATTTTGCATGGAACCCGCTGGGCTGGCGTACTCGATGACCTGGATGAAAAGGCTCGGGCGCTCGCAGGACTGGACGCGCCCACCACTGACTTACACGACGAAGTAGGATCCCACCGTGACTGA
- the alr gene encoding alanine racemase: protein MLLNESVGECDSIAVEEYPSRAVIDLGAIEHNAAVLRQDGPTCQHMAIVKADAYGHGLAQVTLAAARVGFTWFGAAQLAEARRVRAVLDRAGYSRDDVHILTWLGPSDTTWRGAIDDDIDVSVSVVSTLARLAASAREAGKTARVHVKIDTGMSRAGATLSTLPALASALAMSVQDQTVDVVAAWTHLARADEDSPEGLSATATQLDRFDAGLEILADAGIHPRIRHVGATSAILWHERACFDMVRDGIGLYGLSPNPAQRTARDLHFRPAMRLEANLEMIKIVEGDQAVSYGGTWTTPGPRWLGLVPIGYGDGVPRAASNAGPVSVITPTGTIRTHAVGRICMDQFMIDLGPVSDAENAQPGEQGPDLGQYHEPPAPVGSRVILFGNPDDPDTPDVPLADEWAQVADTINYEIVTRIGPRVPRVYIPATARP from the coding sequence GTGTTGTTGAACGAATCAGTCGGTGAATGTGACTCCATCGCAGTGGAAGAGTACCCCTCCCGCGCTGTCATCGACCTGGGTGCCATCGAGCATAACGCTGCCGTTTTGCGCCAGGATGGTCCCACGTGTCAACACATGGCGATCGTGAAGGCAGATGCCTACGGGCACGGGCTCGCTCAGGTCACATTGGCAGCAGCCCGCGTTGGATTCACCTGGTTTGGCGCAGCCCAGCTGGCAGAGGCGCGGCGCGTGCGAGCCGTCCTCGACCGGGCAGGATACTCGCGCGACGACGTCCATATTCTGACGTGGCTCGGCCCCAGCGACACCACGTGGCGCGGCGCGATAGATGATGACATTGACGTGTCCGTGTCGGTAGTGTCCACACTCGCCCGTCTGGCAGCCAGTGCCCGGGAGGCCGGCAAGACTGCACGCGTCCACGTCAAGATCGACACCGGAATGTCCCGAGCCGGAGCCACCCTGTCAACGCTGCCGGCCCTGGCGTCAGCATTGGCGATGAGTGTCCAGGACCAGACGGTTGATGTCGTTGCAGCCTGGACACATCTGGCTCGCGCCGATGAAGACTCCCCGGAAGGACTGAGCGCCACTGCCACTCAGCTGGACCGCTTCGACGCCGGCCTGGAGATTCTGGCCGACGCCGGGATCCACCCACGTATCCGCCACGTCGGTGCAACCTCCGCGATCCTGTGGCATGAACGCGCATGCTTCGACATGGTGCGCGACGGTATCGGCCTGTATGGTCTGAGCCCCAACCCCGCTCAGCGCACCGCTCGCGACCTCCACTTCAGGCCTGCCATGCGCCTGGAAGCAAACCTCGAGATGATCAAGATTGTCGAGGGGGATCAGGCCGTCTCCTATGGAGGTACATGGACAACACCTGGGCCACGATGGCTCGGTTTAGTGCCGATCGGCTACGGCGATGGAGTACCTCGCGCAGCTTCGAATGCGGGGCCAGTCAGCGTGATCACCCCGACGGGCACCATCCGTACCCACGCGGTCGGCCGGATCTGCATGGACCAGTTCATGATCGACCTTGGACCGGTGAGCGACGCTGAAAACGCCCAGCCTGGCGAACAAGGACCCGATCTTGGCCAATACCATGAGCCACCCGCACCGGTTGGCAGTCGAGTCATTCTGTTTGGAAACCCGGATGACCCCGACACGCCGGACGTTCCACTTGCCGACGAGTGGGCTCAGGTTGCAGACACCATCAACTATGAAATCGTGACGCGTATCGGGCCGCGTGTACCCCGCGTGTATATCCCGGCCACTGCACGCCCGTAA
- a CDS encoding NAD(P)H-hydrate epimerase — protein sequence MHDADDVTAYTPEVVREAEAVHVDRACREDDPDRLMRKAARGVADAVLEMCPADGATVRVTALVGGGDNGGDALYALSYVALPESVGAAVALVISDHPHPRALETARQAGARIISASMDEGDLCADLPPTDIWIDGLCGTGLKGALREPLARLVDAVNEQVQKTGALVVAVDVPTGVGSADGACPTHAVHATRTVTMGALKTPLVLPPACYRAGSIDVVDLGLAADLEQAGSGGRGLAGDLSQADRAARPDEYTQGEFDARPHATVRVLTCADARRCMRAPGRLDHKYTRGVVSICSGSETYPGAGVLAVSGAHGVGVGMIRLDSTASVRTLALMRFPDIVCGTGCAQSVVVGCGIDDERLSHARDVIIDTLNQHLPTVIDASALPLVVELSETCDMSSAVLTPHAGEAATLLDALTDRSPSRTDIDSCPAHWAAELARASGATVVLKGATTVICAIDEGGLPLLAVNAESCGWTGVAGSGDVLAGVIGAVLANPQCAVDTAARRVGAVGAAVWLHAQAGIQASGARSTRTSPSDTRSDAEDVAKLREAKNPSRPIGQDRAHHGVISTFGGGHPIGAADIAAAISPLVGTVLQRTTAS from the coding sequence ATGCATGACGCTGATGACGTGACAGCCTATACACCTGAGGTTGTGCGCGAAGCTGAAGCGGTGCATGTGGATCGTGCCTGCCGCGAGGATGACCCCGACCGGCTCATGCGCAAGGCAGCTCGCGGCGTGGCTGATGCAGTGCTGGAGATGTGTCCGGCTGACGGGGCAACGGTGCGGGTCACAGCGTTGGTTGGCGGCGGAGACAACGGTGGAGATGCCCTGTATGCCCTGTCTTATGTGGCCTTGCCAGAAAGCGTTGGCGCGGCGGTCGCCCTCGTCATATCGGACCACCCACACCCTCGTGCCCTTGAAACAGCACGCCAGGCCGGTGCGCGCATAATTTCCGCATCGATGGACGAGGGGGACCTATGCGCGGATCTACCGCCAACCGACATCTGGATCGACGGGTTGTGCGGAACGGGACTGAAGGGTGCGTTGCGCGAACCGCTCGCTCGACTCGTGGACGCCGTCAATGAACAGGTGCAGAAAACTGGTGCGCTCGTCGTGGCGGTGGATGTGCCAACAGGGGTGGGGAGCGCTGATGGAGCGTGTCCGACCCATGCAGTTCATGCGACGCGAACTGTCACGATGGGTGCGCTGAAGACTCCACTGGTACTGCCTCCTGCGTGCTACCGCGCAGGAAGTATTGACGTGGTGGATCTGGGCCTTGCCGCTGATCTGGAACAAGCTGGCAGTGGCGGCAGGGGACTTGCTGGGGACCTTTCGCAAGCCGATAGGGCTGCTCGGCCTGACGAGTACACTCAAGGCGAATTCGATGCCCGACCACACGCGACGGTGCGTGTGCTGACATGCGCGGATGCTCGAAGATGCATGCGCGCCCCTGGCCGCCTCGATCACAAGTACACACGCGGTGTTGTGAGCATCTGCAGCGGATCCGAAACCTACCCGGGAGCCGGAGTGCTCGCCGTCAGCGGCGCACATGGCGTGGGTGTTGGGATGATTCGCCTTGATTCGACCGCCTCGGTGCGTACCCTTGCCCTGATGAGGTTTCCCGACATCGTGTGCGGCACCGGATGCGCGCAGTCAGTAGTTGTCGGATGCGGAATCGATGACGAGCGCTTGAGCCATGCCCGAGATGTCATCATTGACACGCTGAACCAGCACCTGCCGACGGTCATTGACGCGTCAGCATTACCTCTGGTGGTGGAGCTGAGTGAGACATGTGACATGTCCTCAGCAGTGCTCACACCCCATGCGGGGGAGGCAGCGACATTGCTTGATGCGCTGACTGACCGTTCGCCCAGCCGTACTGACATCGACTCCTGCCCTGCTCATTGGGCAGCTGAGCTGGCGCGCGCGAGTGGGGCGACCGTCGTTCTCAAAGGCGCAACAACGGTAATCTGTGCGATTGACGAGGGCGGTCTACCGCTGCTTGCGGTCAACGCTGAATCGTGTGGCTGGACCGGTGTGGCCGGCTCAGGAGATGTTCTGGCTGGCGTGATCGGTGCAGTGCTGGCTAATCCCCAGTGTGCGGTCGATACAGCGGCTCGCCGCGTAGGAGCAGTGGGCGCTGCGGTGTGGCTGCACGCGCAGGCAGGGATCCAAGCAAGCGGTGCGCGCAGCACGCGTACCAGTCCATCCGACACGCGCAGCGATGCCGAGGACGTCGCTAAACTCCGCGAGGCCAAGAACCCGAGCAGACCGATCGGCCAGGACCGCGCACACCATGGGGTGATCAGCACATTCGGTGGGGGACATCCAATCGGTGCAGCCGACATTGCTGCGGCAATCAGCCCCCTCGTCGGCACTGTACTGCAACGGACGACGGCCTCGTGA
- the glmS gene encoding glutamine--fructose-6-phosphate transaminase (isomerizing) yields the protein MCGIVGYVGEVPSQRPLDVVMKGLANLEYRGYDSAGVALGSADRPKPTVIRAVGKLSQLRAQIDSQRPDDAIEAIGHTRWATHGQPSVANAHPHTSADGKVALVHNGIIENADALRTQLAAAGETFESDTDTEVVAHLIGRLYSGLPIDEGGVGTSADRVASTSTAPRWSEDLTGVPAEQRDGAQRLVGAMRAATEQISGTFTLLAICDDAPGVIVAARRSSPLVIGLGEGENFLGSDVLAFSEFTTDVIEVGQDQLALVTAQHVTIIDQDGAVTEPKKLEGDYSRRPVTKEGFGTFMEKEIHEEPGAVEQTLAGRMDASGKLSLDELRIPESVLRSVDKMIIVACGSAAHAGQVARYAIEHWCRIPVEVELAHEFRYRDPVVSEKTLVVAISQSGETMDTIMAIRHAREQGARVIALVNTPGSTISRESDAVLLTHAGPEIAVASTKAYTAQIAATYILGLYLAQVRGNKYPDEIADYMDKLFAIPSKISTIISGWDQIRDVARSLTDVESMIYLGRHVGFPTALEGALKLKELCYIHAEGFAAGELKHGPISLIEDGQIVVVVLPTPRRPELHRKVVSNIQEVRARGARTLVVAEQDDHSADECADVIFRIPPAPTLYAPLLTVIPLQILACELAGAKGLDVDQPRNLAKSVTVE from the coding sequence ATGTGTGGAATTGTTGGATACGTGGGGGAAGTCCCCTCCCAGCGCCCGCTTGACGTTGTCATGAAGGGCCTGGCAAATCTGGAATACCGCGGGTACGACTCAGCTGGAGTCGCACTCGGATCGGCCGACCGGCCCAAACCCACAGTCATCCGCGCGGTCGGAAAATTGTCCCAGTTGCGTGCGCAGATTGACAGTCAGCGTCCCGACGATGCTATTGAGGCGATCGGCCACACCCGCTGGGCAACACATGGCCAGCCGAGCGTTGCCAACGCACACCCGCATACATCCGCGGATGGGAAAGTCGCCCTCGTCCATAACGGAATTATCGAAAACGCCGACGCATTACGAACGCAGCTTGCCGCAGCGGGCGAAACCTTTGAATCCGACACCGACACCGAAGTCGTCGCGCACCTCATCGGGCGTCTGTACTCCGGATTGCCCATTGACGAGGGAGGTGTCGGCACCTCGGCTGACCGCGTGGCAAGTACATCCACCGCGCCGCGCTGGTCGGAAGATCTGACAGGCGTACCGGCAGAACAACGCGATGGTGCGCAACGCCTCGTGGGCGCCATGCGCGCGGCAACTGAGCAGATCAGCGGCACGTTCACTTTGCTGGCGATCTGTGATGATGCACCGGGCGTGATCGTGGCGGCACGACGCTCATCGCCTCTGGTGATCGGACTCGGTGAAGGGGAGAACTTCCTCGGCTCCGACGTGCTTGCTTTCAGCGAATTCACTACTGATGTCATCGAAGTGGGGCAGGACCAGCTCGCCCTTGTCACCGCGCAGCACGTGACGATTATTGACCAGGATGGCGCTGTTACCGAGCCGAAGAAGCTGGAAGGTGACTACTCGCGTCGACCGGTGACAAAAGAAGGCTTTGGCACGTTCATGGAAAAGGAAATCCATGAAGAACCCGGAGCGGTTGAGCAGACACTGGCCGGGCGGATGGATGCCTCAGGCAAACTGTCGTTGGACGAACTGCGCATTCCGGAAAGCGTACTGCGCAGCGTGGACAAGATGATCATTGTTGCCTGTGGCAGTGCCGCTCACGCCGGGCAGGTGGCGCGATATGCGATCGAACATTGGTGCCGCATCCCCGTGGAAGTCGAGCTGGCTCACGAGTTCCGTTATCGCGACCCGGTTGTGTCCGAAAAGACGCTTGTTGTCGCCATTTCTCAGTCGGGGGAAACGATGGATACCATCATGGCGATTCGTCACGCCCGCGAGCAGGGCGCCCGCGTGATCGCACTGGTCAACACGCCTGGCTCCACGATTTCTCGTGAATCAGACGCTGTGCTGCTGACACATGCCGGCCCGGAGATCGCGGTTGCCTCCACGAAGGCGTACACCGCGCAGATCGCAGCGACGTATATTTTGGGGCTGTATCTGGCGCAGGTGCGCGGCAACAAGTACCCCGATGAAATCGCAGATTACATGGACAAGCTCTTTGCGATTCCCTCGAAAATCAGCACGATCATCAGCGGCTGGGACCAGATTCGCGACGTTGCGCGTTCGTTGACCGATGTCGAATCGATGATCTATCTGGGCCGCCACGTCGGTTTCCCCACCGCCCTTGAAGGTGCGCTGAAACTGAAGGAACTGTGCTACATCCACGCCGAAGGGTTCGCCGCCGGCGAGCTCAAGCATGGCCCGATTTCACTGATTGAAGATGGGCAGATCGTGGTGGTGGTTCTGCCCACGCCTCGCCGCCCCGAACTGCACCGCAAAGTGGTCTCCAATATTCAGGAGGTGCGCGCTCGCGGCGCTCGGACATTGGTGGTGGCCGAGCAAGATGACCATTCGGCTGACGAATGTGCAGATGTGATCTTCCGGATCCCGCCCGCTCCCACGTTGTACGCACCACTTCTGACGGTGATCCCACTCCAGATTCTGGCCTGTGAACTCGCAGGCGCGAAGGGGCTGGATGTCGATCAGCCGCGCAACCTGGCCAAGTCAGTGACCGTTGAATGA
- the coaA gene encoding type I pantothenate kinase: MFNDESARAQGPFSSFSREHWKKLAARTPLPLTDEDISQLASLGDPIDMNEVDAIYRPLCALLQVYIQGRYLRARARADFLEEDAPVTPFVIGIAGSVAVGKSTVARLLQLLLSRSPHTPRVDLVATDGFLLPNAVLEERGILARKGFPESYDRGALLNFVASVKAGISPLQVPVYSHVTYDIRPDKFTTIEHPEVLIVEGLNVLQPPRTHPGGLGLAVSDYFDFSIYVDAREDDIEQWYVDRFAQLRSTSFQREDSFFRTYAGLSDSEAEATARMVWHAINLPNLYENILPTRERATLIFTKGADHRVESLHLRKE; encoded by the coding sequence ATCTTTAATGACGAGTCCGCCCGAGCACAAGGCCCATTTTCATCGTTTAGCCGTGAGCACTGGAAAAAACTGGCCGCGCGCACGCCCCTGCCGCTGACCGACGAGGACATCTCACAGCTGGCATCCTTGGGCGATCCCATCGACATGAACGAGGTTGACGCCATTTACCGGCCGTTGTGCGCGCTGTTGCAGGTCTACATACAAGGACGGTATCTGCGGGCACGCGCACGGGCCGACTTCCTCGAAGAGGATGCGCCTGTGACACCTTTCGTCATCGGTATCGCTGGGTCGGTTGCGGTTGGCAAATCCACTGTTGCTCGCCTGTTGCAGCTCCTGTTGTCGCGATCACCGCACACGCCTCGGGTCGACCTGGTGGCCACAGATGGCTTCCTTTTGCCCAACGCGGTCTTGGAAGAGCGAGGAATCCTGGCACGTAAGGGATTCCCTGAATCGTACGACCGCGGAGCGCTGCTGAACTTTGTCGCGTCGGTGAAGGCGGGCATTTCCCCTCTGCAGGTTCCTGTTTATTCGCATGTCACATACGATATTCGTCCCGATAAGTTCACCACGATCGAGCATCCGGAAGTCTTGATCGTTGAAGGGCTGAACGTGTTACAGCCGCCTCGTACCCATCCTGGCGGCCTCGGTTTAGCGGTATCAGACTACTTTGATTTCTCCATCTACGTGGACGCGCGTGAGGATGACATTGAGCAGTGGTACGTCGACCGATTCGCGCAGCTTCGTTCGACCTCCTTCCAACGTGAGGATTCCTTCTTCCGCACCTATGCGGGCTTGAGTGATTCTGAAGCAGAGGCCACTGCTCGGATGGTGTGGCACGCTATCAACTTGCCGAACCTGTACGAGAACATTTTGCCGACACGCGAACGCGCCACGCTGATTTTCACCAAGGGCGCCGATCACCGGGTCGAATCCCTTCATTTGCGCAAGGAATAG
- the glmM gene encoding phosphoglucosamine mutase, which yields MPRLFGTDGVRGLANGELTAQLALELGEAAARHIAGGPKKNGDKPRAIIGRDTRISGEFLDHAISAGLAASGMDVTRIGVVSTPTVAHLTAAENVDLGVMISASHNPMPDNGIKFFARGGFKLADSVEDGIEKLLGADWDRPTGAAVGEVHYDDDWAKHSYIEHLVTSVGSDLHGVRIAVDCANGGASDIGPQALREAGADVVVMNSSPDGRNINDNCGSTHPEQIQAVTVASGADFGVAYDGDADRCLAIDRRGNLIDGDKIMGALALAMHEAGELDHDTLVVTIMSNLGLKLAMEKAGITTVQTAVGDRYVLEAMIEGGFALGGEQSGHVIARHHATTGDGVLTSMLLARLVHESGRDLADLTAPIERLPQTLINVSGVDKARLHDDQALADEVAAAEKTLGETGRVVMRPSGTEPLVRVMVEAASEDEADRIAQHLADVVRDRLAL from the coding sequence ATGCCGCGACTATTTGGAACTGATGGGGTGCGCGGGCTGGCCAACGGCGAGCTCACCGCACAGCTTGCTTTGGAACTGGGTGAAGCAGCGGCTCGGCATATTGCTGGTGGTCCGAAGAAAAATGGCGACAAGCCTCGAGCGATAATTGGCCGTGATACGCGTATTTCCGGCGAATTCCTCGATCACGCAATTTCGGCTGGCTTGGCGGCATCAGGTATGGACGTCACGCGCATTGGCGTGGTGTCCACGCCGACAGTGGCACATCTGACAGCGGCAGAAAATGTTGACCTCGGCGTCATGATTTCCGCCTCACACAATCCCATGCCGGATAACGGCATTAAGTTTTTTGCCCGGGGCGGCTTCAAACTGGCTGACTCGGTCGAAGACGGCATTGAGAAACTTCTCGGCGCGGACTGGGATCGCCCAACAGGCGCGGCAGTCGGTGAGGTCCACTACGACGATGATTGGGCCAAGCACTCCTACATTGAGCACCTCGTCACCTCTGTCGGCTCTGATCTGCATGGCGTGCGAATCGCAGTGGACTGCGCGAATGGCGGCGCCTCTGACATCGGGCCACAGGCCCTGCGTGAGGCCGGCGCCGACGTCGTGGTCATGAACTCATCACCTGACGGGCGCAACATTAACGATAACTGCGGTTCAACGCATCCCGAGCAGATTCAGGCGGTGACCGTTGCATCAGGTGCGGACTTCGGCGTCGCCTATGATGGCGATGCTGACAGATGTCTAGCCATTGATCGTCGTGGCAATTTGATTGACGGCGACAAGATAATGGGCGCCCTTGCCCTCGCCATGCACGAGGCGGGCGAACTTGACCACGACACACTGGTCGTCACCATCATGTCGAACCTTGGCCTGAAACTTGCAATGGAGAAAGCTGGTATCACCACTGTTCAGACGGCAGTGGGTGACCGCTATGTCCTCGAAGCAATGATTGAGGGCGGGTTCGCGTTGGGTGGTGAGCAGTCCGGACATGTCATCGCGCGCCATCATGCCACGACGGGGGATGGTGTTTTGACGTCAATGTTGCTGGCTCGCCTCGTGCATGAAAGCGGTCGCGATCTGGCTGATCTGACCGCGCCGATCGAACGCTTGCCACAGACTTTGATCAACGTGTCCGGCGTGGACAAGGCTCGCCTCCATGACGATCAGGCGTTGGCCGACGAGGTTGCCGCTGCTGAGAAGACGTTGGGGGAGACGGGTCGCGTGGTGATGCGCCCATCCGGTACCGAACCGCTCGTCCGTGTCATGGTTGAAGCGGCCAGTGAGGATGAGGCTGACAGGATTGCGCAGCACCTGGCCGATGTGGTGCGTGATCGCCTCGCACTGTAG
- the rpsI gene encoding 30S ribosomal protein S9, with the protein MADTTQIEELDEETVPSSYTTETATAPQGAGQSVTAPGAGLGRRKEAVARVRLIPGTGQWKVNGRTLEDYFPNKLHQQLVKSPFTLLDLDGRFDVIARINGGGISGQAGALRLGIARALNEIDREANRPALKKAGFLTRDARATERKKAGLKKARKAPQYSKR; encoded by the coding sequence GTGGCTGACACCACGCAGATCGAAGAGCTGGACGAAGAAACCGTCCCCAGCTCATACACAACTGAAACCGCAACAGCACCTCAAGGCGCTGGCCAATCCGTGACCGCACCTGGCGCGGGACTTGGTCGCCGCAAGGAAGCTGTTGCTCGAGTCCGTCTGATTCCCGGCACCGGCCAGTGGAAGGTCAACGGACGCACACTGGAGGACTACTTCCCGAATAAGCTGCACCAGCAGCTCGTGAAGTCTCCTTTCACACTGCTCGACCTTGACGGCCGTTTCGACGTCATCGCCCGCATCAACGGCGGTGGCATCTCCGGCCAGGCAGGCGCTCTGCGACTGGGCATTGCGCGTGCTCTCAACGAGATCGACCGCGAAGCAAACCGTCCGGCTTTGAAGAAGGCTGGCTTCCTGACCCGTGACGCACGCGCCACGGAGCGTAAGAAGGCCGGCTTGAAGAAGGCCCGTAAGGCGCCTCAGTACTCGAAGCGTTAA
- the rplM gene encoding 50S ribosomal protein L13 — MRTYSPKPGDTEKKWYVIDATGVVLGRLASQVAALLRGKHKPTFAPHMDQGDYVVVINADKVVLTGNKLDQKMAYHHSGYPGGLRATSYRQMLAEHPERVVEIAVKGMLPHNSLGRQQLRKLHVYAGSEHPHAGQTPEKFEITQVAQ, encoded by the coding sequence GTGCGCACCTATTCACCCAAGCCGGGGGACACTGAGAAGAAGTGGTACGTCATTGACGCTACCGGTGTCGTCCTTGGTCGTTTGGCGTCTCAAGTCGCCGCCCTCCTTCGTGGGAAGCATAAGCCGACGTTCGCTCCGCATATGGATCAAGGCGATTACGTCGTCGTCATCAACGCGGACAAAGTCGTGCTGACTGGTAACAAGCTGGACCAGAAGATGGCCTACCATCACTCGGGTTATCCGGGTGGCCTGCGGGCTACCAGCTACCGCCAAATGCTTGCCGAACATCCGGAGCGCGTCGTGGAAATTGCCGTTAAAGGCATGCTTCCTCACAACTCACTCGGCCGTCAGCAACTGCGCAAGCTGCATGTGTACGCAGGCAGCGAGCATCCGCATGCCGGCCAGACGCCAGAGAAATTCGAAATCACCCAGGTCGCCCAGTGA